The following proteins come from a genomic window of Polyodon spathula isolate WHYD16114869_AA chromosome 44, ASM1765450v1, whole genome shotgun sequence:
- the LOC121305669 gene encoding diacylglycerol O-acyltransferase 2-like, which yields MSPVPVSMKPWTQELIEKLSVLQWVLTFLGMGIFCSILVISLLFTRLWTLSVLYFTWLVLDWDSPENWSRPSKWIRGWSLWKHFSNYYPIKLVKTAELSPERNYVFGCHPHGIMCAGAFSNFSTEGTGFSTMFPGIRPHLATLAGMFKMPIYREYMMCAGERQQTRKQTNTHSRGMWSGEQPSLKYHLSQNGSGNAVAIVIGGAAESLNCSPGHNSLVMRNRKGFVKLRFPVTDGVVAVGKPITVLKMVSPPDRVVDHYHRLYMQAVLDLFDRHKVACGLSEESQLEIL from the exons AT GAGTCCTGTGCCGGTCAGTATGAAGCCCTGGACCCAGGAGCTGATAGAGAAGCTGAGTGTGCTGCAGTGGGTGCTGACCTTCCTCGGCATGG GGATCTTCTGCAGCATTCTTGTGATCTCCCTGCTGTTCACCAGGCTGTGGACTCTGTCTGTGCTCTACTTCACCTGGCTGGTCCTGGACTGGGACTCACCTGAGAACT GGAGCAGGCCATCGAAATGGATCCGGGGCTGGAGTCTATGGAAACACTTCAGTAATTATTATCCCATCAAG CTGGTGAAGACAGCGGAGCTGAGCCCGGAGAGGAACTACGTGTTTGGCTGCCACCCGCATGGCATCATGTGCGCCGGAGCCTTCAGCAACTTCTCCACGGAAGGGACCGGGTTCTCGACGATGTTTCCCGGGATACGGCCGCACCTGGCCACGCTGGCCGGGATGTTCAAGATGCCGATCTACCGGGAGTACATGATGTGCGCAGGTGAGCGACAGCAAAcacgcaaacaaacaaacacacactca agag gaatgTGGTCCGGTGAGCAGCCCAGTCTGAAGTACCACCTCTCCCAGAACGGCAGCGGCAATGCGGTGGCGATCGTGATAGGGGGCGCCGCTGAGTCTCTGAACTGCAGCCCTGGACACAACTCCCTCGTCATGAGGAACAGAAAGGGCTTCGTCAAGCTGCG attcccggTTACTGACGGGGTCGTTGCAGTCGGGAAGCCCATCACGGTGCTGAAGATGGTGTCTCCTCCGGACCGGGTAGTGGATCACTATCACCGGCTCTACATGCAAGCCGTGCTCGACCTCTTCGACCGGCACAAGGTGGCGTGCGGCCTGTCTGAGGAAAGCCAGCTCGAAATCCTCTGA
- the LOC121305668 gene encoding transcription factor HES-7-like: MKPTAAETSDSKRRFLKACCCAHTCLPPPAQVPKPLMEKRRRDRINRSLETLRVLLLHSAKNEKLRNPKVEKAEILESVVQFLKADLEGGDVTRQKSQRREREEEEEMTTTTTKRASPSHQPNYRDGMMKCLLRVSDFISARSNQLSGAALQNRDLPQRWPALSASPPCHLLGETRVQEAVGPPPRTALPRVELVPAHSLTLSRESASPFGQTAGVCMTSQNPGFVRAFEGSPKSDTARRADPAATHKQATTSGVWRPWP, from the exons ATGAAACCAACAGCCGCAGAGACATCGGACTCAAAAAGG CGTTTTTTAAAAGCGTGTTGCTGTGCTCACACCTGTCTCCCTCCACCTGCACAGGTTCCGAAGCCGCTGATGGAGAAGAGACGGCGGGACCGCATCAACCGCAGCCTGGAGACTTTACGcgtgctgctgctgcacagcgcGAAGAACGAG AAACTCAGAAATCCCAAAGTTGAAAAAGCGGAGATTTTGGAAAGCGTGGTCCAGTTTCTCAAAGCCGATTTGGAAGGCGGTGACGTCACCAGACAAAAAAGCCAGCGTCGTGAAagggaggaggaagaagagatgACGACAACAACCACGAAGCGTGCGTCGCCGTCCCATCAACCGAACTACCGGGACGGGATGATGAAGTGCCTCCTGCGCGTCAGTGACTTCATCAGCGCCAGGAGTAACCAGCTGAGCGGAGCAGCCCTGCAGAACCGGGACCTCCCGCAGCGGTGGCCGGCGTTGAGCGCCAGTCCCCCCTGTCACCTGCTAGGCGAGACCCGGGTTCAAGAAGCAGTGGGTCCGCCCCCTCGCACAGCTTTGCCCCGTGTGGAACTCGTACCCGCGCACTCTCTGACCCTAAGCAGGGAAAGCGCATCGCCTTTCGGACAGACCGCAGGTGTTTGCATGACGTCACAGAACCCGGGTTTCGTCCGGGCGTTCGAGGGCAGCCCCAAATCGGACACTGCGCGCAGAGCGGATCCCGCAGCCACGCACAAGCAAGCGACTACGAGCGGGGTCTGGAGGCCCTGGCCGTAA